A window of Sutcliffiella cohnii contains these coding sequences:
- a CDS encoding YwdI family protein encodes MTISLTKVLEQVELEVNRAKQTTKISEQRERLAAIKSLCELALADERKSEVERQPFATTTPKAPTFATNVVGQPPQTIQTKPMAESDANGDSIFDF; translated from the coding sequence ATGACTATTTCATTAACGAAAGTATTGGAACAAGTAGAGCTCGAAGTAAATCGAGCAAAACAAACAACAAAAATAAGTGAACAGCGAGAGAGACTTGCTGCGATTAAATCACTATGTGAGCTGGCTTTAGCTGATGAAAGAAAAAGTGAAGTAGAACGTCAACCTTTTGCAACAACTACACCTAAGGCACCAACATTTGCTACCAATGTAGTTGGGCAACCACCTCAAACGATTCAAACAAAACCAATGGCAGAATCAGATGCGAATGGTGACTCGATATTTGATTTTTAA
- a CDS encoding DUF420 domain-containing protein yields the protein MQKKKIWPWVIGLSIAINALVVILFFLPEQEQFANRDLTVLPMMNAIFNSFTFLFLIGALVAIKNKNITIHRRFIYAAFTTTALFLVTYVTYHALTESTPFGGEGIIRSIYFFILLTHIVLAAIIVPLALFSFAYGITMQKEKHRKISRWTMPIWLYVSLTGVLVYLMISPYY from the coding sequence ATGCAAAAGAAAAAAATATGGCCATGGGTTATCGGCCTTTCCATCGCAATAAACGCACTAGTCGTCATTTTATTTTTCTTACCCGAACAAGAACAATTTGCTAACAGAGACTTAACCGTATTACCAATGATGAACGCAATTTTCAATAGCTTTACCTTTCTATTTTTAATTGGTGCACTCGTTGCGATAAAGAATAAAAATATTACGATTCATCGTCGTTTCATTTACGCAGCATTTACGACTACAGCATTATTTTTAGTAACGTACGTAACGTACCATGCCTTAACAGAATCAACACCTTTTGGTGGAGAAGGAATAATCCGATCTATTTATTTCTTTATCCTTCTTACACATATAGTACTTGCAGCTATCATCGTCCCTCTCGCACTGTTTTCCTTTGCATACGGAATTACGATGCAAAAAGAAAAACACCGTAAAATTTCGAGATGGACAATGCCGATATGGTTATATGTTAGTTTAACTGGTGTTCTCGTTTACTTAATGATTTCGCCATATTATTAA
- a CDS encoding methyl-accepting chemotaxis protein, translating to MSIKKKLFLLAITLGIIGVLASSIIWVANTRVETSTTKMDETALLNESYFQLYQSYQTTLSNMYHLLSTGYSIKHIETVEGNIQASEQYFQEFENYFLQYEELAHWQQYFSLSIKTIDDQFSLIRDVNNGANIDRYRVPVSEQLASARTQLERANTEIMNFLQTNNELERTMLVQTLQTSNSLIFAVMVVIVLLPMIALLSFGRSLTKGINQLMKRVKAYQEGNFELELLSKDKRGDEFGQVEISLTEMGQKIDLLLTGSKQANEKLQQVMVDLIDASERNIGLSSTIKDQSTGATEKVAAQYEGTSAISAVTEEASASTEEIYSIVDEMKNNLKEMNTMSEKGSGALNEVAQQMQKFTDDTEKLVQQFELITDSIEAAQTFLANINEITNQTNLLALNASIEAARAGEAGKGFAVVATEIRKLSKQTDEFANEIKQIIGTVEGNAKEISTEFLQFKGQLQHTNEQNKRSSSIFNQIAVSSGNLLEQGSHITVAMEEISLGVTDIVHSVNDLVTSSADATKQMEQVVATTDKQVNISYQIKKTSDLLQETSNQLEQNMRSIK from the coding sequence ATGAGCATTAAAAAGAAGCTATTTTTACTAGCAATAACTCTTGGAATTATTGGAGTGCTTGCATCAAGCATCATTTGGGTTGCGAATACAAGAGTCGAAACAAGTACAACAAAAATGGATGAAACAGCACTATTAAATGAATCGTATTTTCAGTTGTATCAATCCTATCAAACAACGTTGTCGAATATGTATCACCTTCTGAGTACAGGGTACTCCATTAAACATATTGAAACAGTAGAAGGAAACATCCAGGCAAGCGAGCAATACTTTCAAGAATTTGAAAATTATTTTCTTCAATACGAGGAGCTAGCACATTGGCAACAATATTTTTCCTTATCAATAAAAACGATAGATGACCAATTTTCACTCATTCGTGATGTGAATAATGGAGCGAACATCGACCGTTACCGTGTACCTGTTTCTGAACAATTAGCAAGCGCAAGAACGCAATTAGAAAGAGCCAATACGGAAATAATGAATTTCCTTCAAACTAATAATGAACTAGAGCGAACTATGCTTGTACAAACGCTTCAAACGAGTAACTCATTAATTTTTGCGGTTATGGTTGTTATCGTGTTATTACCAATGATAGCGCTTTTATCGTTTGGCCGTTCCTTAACGAAAGGGATAAATCAATTAATGAAGAGAGTAAAAGCGTATCAGGAAGGTAATTTTGAGCTGGAATTGTTGTCCAAGGATAAAAGAGGAGACGAATTTGGACAAGTGGAAATTTCATTAACAGAAATGGGCCAGAAAATAGATTTACTATTAACAGGAAGTAAGCAAGCAAATGAAAAGCTACAGCAAGTAATGGTCGATTTAATAGACGCGTCCGAACGTAATATCGGACTATCATCAACAATTAAAGACCAATCAACGGGGGCAACGGAAAAAGTAGCTGCTCAATATGAAGGAACGTCGGCTATTTCTGCCGTTACAGAGGAAGCTTCTGCTAGTACAGAAGAAATTTATAGCATCGTCGATGAAATGAAAAACAACCTAAAAGAAATGAACACGATGTCCGAAAAAGGTTCGGGAGCATTAAATGAAGTTGCACAACAAATGCAGAAATTTACGGATGATACAGAAAAATTAGTACAACAGTTCGAACTCATTACAGATAGTATTGAAGCGGCCCAAACGTTTTTAGCTAATATTAATGAGATTACGAATCAAACCAACTTGTTAGCATTAAATGCATCGATTGAGGCAGCAAGAGCAGGTGAAGCGGGGAAAGGTTTTGCTGTTGTTGCAACGGAAATCCGTAAACTATCGAAACAAACAGATGAATTTGCAAATGAAATTAAACAAATTATCGGCACTGTAGAAGGGAACGCTAAAGAAATATCAACGGAGTTTCTACAATTCAAAGGGCAATTACAGCATACTAATGAACAGAATAAACGATCGTCCTCTATTTTTAATCAAATTGCAGTAAGCAGTGGTAACCTACTGGAACAAGGATCACATATTACCGTTGCGATGGAGGAAATTAGTTTAGGAGTGACCGACATCGTTCATTCGGTTAATGACCTTGTCACTTCATCTGCAGATGCAACAAAACAAATGGAACAAGTAGTTGCAACGACAGACAAACAAGTAAACATATCTTATCAAATAAAGAAAACATCAGATCTATTACAAGAAACATCAAACCAACTAGAACAAAATATGAGAAGTATTAAATAA
- a CDS encoding ion transporter codes for MKQLKNNVRKIVEHKYFTNIVITVILLNAIMIGLETYPVLYSENESIFQLFEVFFLWFFTIEIAMRMLSEKKLFHFFKSSWNVFDFIIVAGVLLFSGTYFLSAIRILRVFRVLRAITVIPSLQRLVTAFLKTIPSLGTIMILLGLLFYIFAVLGVLFYREISPEYFGSLHLAFITLFQVITLESWASGIFRPIFEASPLSWIYFISFILIGTFIVLNLVVGELLNNIQETREEERKEDKVELTRKELDKLSNEIAELKQLLLQKDVKK; via the coding sequence TTGAAACAATTAAAAAACAACGTAAGAAAGATTGTGGAACATAAATATTTTACGAATATTGTTATCACTGTTATTCTTTTAAACGCGATAATGATTGGATTAGAAACGTACCCTGTTTTATATAGTGAAAACGAATCTATTTTTCAACTTTTCGAAGTTTTCTTCCTTTGGTTCTTTACGATAGAAATTGCGATGAGAATGCTATCAGAAAAGAAATTATTTCATTTCTTTAAAAGTAGCTGGAACGTTTTTGATTTTATTATAGTCGCAGGAGTTTTATTATTTAGTGGCACGTACTTCTTATCCGCAATCCGTATTTTACGTGTATTCCGAGTATTAAGAGCGATTACGGTTATTCCATCCTTGCAGCGATTAGTTACAGCATTTTTAAAGACAATCCCATCACTCGGTACGATTATGATCCTACTAGGGTTACTATTTTATATTTTTGCTGTATTAGGTGTCCTATTTTACCGAGAAATTTCACCTGAATATTTTGGGTCCTTGCATTTAGCGTTTATCACACTATTTCAAGTTATTACGCTAGAGTCGTGGGCGAGTGGTATTTTCCGGCCAATATTTGAAGCGAGCCCTCTTTCTTGGATTTATTTCATTTCGTTTATTCTTATCGGAACGTTTATCGTATTGAACTTAGTAGTAGGGGAACTTTTAAACAACATACAGGAAACGAGAGAAGAAGAGAGGAAAGAGGATAAAGTAGAGTTAACGAGAAAAGAGCTAGATAAACTCTCGAATGAAATTGCAGAATTGAAACAATTGTTATTACAAAAAGATGTGAAAAAGTGA
- a CDS encoding uracil-DNA glycosylase yields the protein MNCPVWNKLLREEESKPYYTQLMKFIDNEYKKYTVYPAKEQIFTSLEATPYEEVKVVIFGQDPYHGQGQAHGLSFSVLPGSPIPPSLRNMFKELEEDLSVPYPKHGYLLPWAKQGVLLLNTVLTVREGEANSHKGKGWETLTDQIIKRLNERKKPIVFILWGKQAQQKETLITNEHHYILKSVHPSPLSARRGFFGSKPFSKTNAFLQSKNITKIQWEI from the coding sequence ATGAATTGTCCTGTTTGGAATAAGCTGTTGCGTGAAGAAGAGAGCAAACCTTATTATACACAACTAATGAAATTTATTGATAATGAATATAAAAAGTATACGGTTTATCCAGCTAAAGAACAAATTTTTACTAGCCTCGAAGCGACTCCTTATGAAGAGGTAAAGGTCGTTATTTTTGGACAAGACCCTTATCACGGTCAAGGACAAGCGCATGGCTTAAGTTTTTCTGTTCTGCCAGGTTCACCGATACCTCCATCGTTACGAAATATGTTCAAAGAATTAGAAGAAGATTTATCTGTTCCATATCCTAAACATGGTTATTTACTTCCGTGGGCAAAGCAAGGAGTTTTATTGCTTAATACGGTTTTAACGGTTCGAGAAGGAGAAGCCAATTCCCATAAAGGAAAAGGGTGGGAAACGCTAACCGACCAAATTATTAAAAGGTTAAATGAGCGGAAAAAGCCAATTGTCTTTATTTTATGGGGAAAACAGGCGCAACAAAAAGAAACGCTTATTACAAATGAACATCATTATATTTTGAAAAGTGTTCATCCGAGCCCTCTGTCAGCGAGAAGAGGTTTTTTTGGCAGCAAGCCATTTTCTAAAACAAATGCTTTTTTACAATCAAAAAATATAACGAAAATTCAGTGGGAGATATAG
- the zwf gene encoding glucose-6-phosphate dehydrogenase: MIENPKSIIVIFGATGDLAKRKLFPSIYRLYKNGSISKNFAVIGVARSPLSNEDFRANVTKSVQSAGSTNEVEEFSSHFYYQPFDVTSSSSYQALKQLMGTLDGDYNTDGNRIFYLAMAPEFFGTIASNLKAEGLTETSGWKRLVIEKPFGRDLPSAQKLNSELREAFDESEIYRIDHYLGKEMVQNIEVIRFSNAIFEPLWNNRYISNIQITSSETLGVEDRGRYYESSGALRDMVQNHMLQMVALLAMEPPIKLNPREIRSEKVKVLRALRPFSQDEVDDYFVRGQYSAGLMDEKEVKGYREEKSVDPDSNTETFVAGKLLIDNFRWAGVPFYIRTGKRMAAKSTKIIVQFKDIPMNLYYNRGEKVEPNLLVIHIQPEEGITLHLNVKKSGKDISTTPIKLAYSSSSIDGINTPEAYERLIYDCMRGDMTNFTHWDEVALSWSFIDQISQAWESTKAYDFPNYESGSMGPKKADELLQNEGTHWWPVQ; this comes from the coding sequence ATGATAGAAAACCCTAAATCGATTATTGTTATTTTTGGAGCAACTGGAGATCTTGCAAAAAGAAAACTATTTCCTTCTATTTACCGACTGTATAAAAACGGTAGTATTTCGAAAAATTTTGCGGTTATTGGCGTTGCACGTTCACCTTTAAGTAATGAAGATTTCCGTGCAAATGTAACAAAATCAGTACAAAGCGCTGGCTCTACTAATGAGGTAGAGGAGTTCAGTTCACACTTTTATTACCAACCGTTCGATGTAACAAGCAGTTCCTCCTATCAAGCTTTAAAACAATTAATGGGGACTCTTGATGGTGATTATAACACGGACGGCAATCGTATCTTTTACTTAGCGATGGCTCCTGAGTTTTTCGGTACAATTGCATCTAACCTTAAAGCTGAAGGTTTAACGGAAACATCAGGTTGGAAACGATTAGTGATTGAAAAGCCGTTTGGACGTGATTTACCTTCTGCGCAAAAACTAAATAGTGAATTACGAGAGGCTTTTGACGAATCAGAAATATACCGAATTGATCATTACTTAGGTAAAGAGATGGTGCAAAACATTGAAGTTATCCGTTTCTCGAATGCGATATTCGAACCGTTATGGAATAACCGATACATATCTAACATTCAAATTACATCTAGTGAAACGTTAGGTGTAGAAGACCGCGGAAGATATTACGAAAGCTCCGGTGCCCTTCGCGATATGGTGCAAAACCATATGCTACAAATGGTTGCGCTTCTGGCGATGGAGCCACCCATTAAGTTAAATCCGCGTGAAATTCGTAGTGAAAAAGTAAAAGTGTTACGGGCATTACGTCCGTTCTCACAAGATGAAGTGGATGATTATTTCGTTCGCGGTCAATATAGCGCTGGATTGATGGACGAAAAAGAAGTGAAAGGTTATCGCGAAGAAAAATCGGTAGATCCTGATTCTAATACCGAAACATTCGTAGCTGGAAAACTTCTTATTGATAATTTCCGTTGGGCTGGAGTACCTTTTTATATTCGTACTGGTAAACGAATGGCGGCAAAATCAACGAAAATTATCGTTCAGTTTAAAGATATACCGATGAACCTATATTATAATCGTGGTGAAAAAGTAGAACCTAACCTTCTCGTTATCCATATACAGCCGGAGGAAGGAATTACGTTGCACCTTAATGTTAAAAAATCAGGTAAAGACATTTCCACTACACCAATTAAGCTTGCTTATAGTAGTTCTAGTATTGATGGAATTAACACTCCTGAGGCGTATGAGCGTTTAATTTACGATTGCATGCGAGGAGATATGACGAACTTTACTCATTGGGACGAAGTTGCTTTATCATGGAGCTTTATAGACCAAATTTCACAAGCGTGGGAAAGTACAAAAGCATATGACTTCCCTAACTATGAGTCTGGCTCAATGGGGCCTAAAAAAGCGGATGAGCTTCTTCAAAATGAAGGTACTCATTGGTGGCCAGTTCAATAA
- a CDS encoding heavy metal translocating P-type ATPase gives MSEPARLNNEKTVYRVNGFTCANCAGKFERNVKELPGVEDAKVNFGASKISVYGEASIEELEKAGAFENLKLEPEKSKIQQQSNKEENTVEKIPFLKKHSTLLHATLLLVLGYVSFFVNGEENVVTILLFLASMVIGGLPLFKVGFQNLLRLEFDMRTLMTVAVIGGAIIGEWGEVAVVVILFALSEALERFSMDRARQSIRSLMDIAPKEALIRRNGHEIVVSVADIKVGDIMIVKPGQKIAMDGVVVQGYSAVNQAAITGESVPMEKTVDDEVFAGTLNEEGLLEVKITKLVEDTTISKIIHLVEEAQGERAPAQAFIDKFAKYYTPAIMVVAALVAIVPPIFFNGSWEAWVYQGLAVLVVGCPCALVISTPISIVSAIGNAAKNGVLIKGGIYLEQIGALNAVAFDKTGTLTKGIPVVTDFTVFNNVMNERDLLANITALEYRSQHPLASAIIKKANEENIPFHDVHVSDFTSITGKGLKGTIDGVSYYIGSPTLFRNLSSSLFTSEIEEAVLNLQGQGKTVMVVGTEKTILAVIAVADEVRESSQEVIQKLHGLGIRKTIMLTGDNKGTANAIGNHVGVTDIKAELLPQDKLDYIKQLRAEYGNVAMIGDGINDAPALAASTVGIAMGGAGTDTALETADVALMADDLRKLPFTVKLSRKALNIIKMNIAFAISIKFIALLLVIPGWLTLWIAILSDMGATILVALNSMRLMRVKE, from the coding sequence ATGAGCGAGCCAGCAAGGTTAAACAATGAGAAAACGGTATACCGAGTAAATGGTTTTACTTGTGCAAATTGTGCTGGTAAATTTGAGCGAAATGTAAAGGAACTTCCGGGCGTAGAAGATGCAAAGGTGAATTTTGGAGCATCTAAAATTTCCGTATACGGAGAAGCGTCTATTGAAGAACTCGAAAAAGCAGGTGCATTTGAGAATTTAAAATTAGAACCTGAAAAGTCTAAAATACAGCAACAATCAAATAAAGAAGAAAATACTGTTGAGAAAATACCTTTCTTAAAAAAGCATAGTACGTTACTACACGCAACGTTACTTTTAGTACTTGGTTACGTATCATTCTTTGTAAACGGGGAAGAAAATGTTGTAACGATACTTTTATTTTTAGCATCAATGGTAATCGGAGGGCTACCTCTCTTTAAAGTCGGATTTCAAAATTTATTACGACTAGAGTTTGATATGAGAACACTTATGACGGTAGCTGTTATAGGTGGGGCGATTATTGGTGAGTGGGGAGAAGTTGCGGTTGTAGTCATTCTTTTTGCTTTAAGTGAGGCACTTGAACGTTTCTCAATGGACCGTGCACGTCAATCGATTCGGTCATTAATGGATATCGCCCCTAAAGAAGCACTAATTCGTCGTAATGGACATGAGATAGTTGTTTCTGTTGCCGATATAAAAGTTGGTGACATTATGATCGTGAAGCCAGGGCAAAAGATTGCAATGGACGGTGTAGTTGTCCAAGGTTACTCAGCCGTGAATCAAGCAGCGATAACAGGCGAATCCGTTCCGATGGAAAAGACAGTTGATGATGAAGTTTTTGCAGGAACGTTAAACGAAGAAGGACTATTAGAGGTGAAAATAACGAAATTAGTAGAAGATACTACTATTTCGAAAATTATCCACCTTGTTGAAGAAGCGCAGGGTGAACGTGCCCCTGCACAAGCTTTTATCGATAAATTTGCTAAATATTACACACCAGCAATTATGGTTGTGGCGGCATTAGTTGCAATTGTCCCACCAATATTTTTTAACGGTAGTTGGGAAGCATGGGTTTATCAAGGCTTAGCGGTTCTAGTGGTAGGTTGTCCGTGTGCGTTAGTTATTTCTACTCCTATTTCAATAGTATCAGCTATTGGAAATGCTGCCAAAAATGGAGTGCTCATAAAAGGTGGAATTTATTTAGAACAAATCGGTGCGTTAAATGCGGTAGCATTTGATAAAACAGGGACACTAACGAAAGGGATCCCAGTTGTAACAGACTTTACCGTATTTAATAATGTAATGAACGAGCGTGACTTGCTAGCAAACATAACGGCTCTAGAGTACCGTTCCCAACATCCTCTAGCGTCAGCCATCATTAAGAAGGCTAATGAGGAGAATATTCCTTTTCATGATGTTCATGTGAGCGATTTTACATCCATAACAGGAAAAGGCCTTAAAGGAACGATAGATGGCGTCTCTTACTATATCGGAAGTCCAACGCTCTTTCGTAACCTTTCTTCGTCTCTTTTTACTTCTGAAATAGAAGAAGCGGTACTAAATCTCCAAGGTCAAGGAAAAACAGTAATGGTAGTTGGGACGGAAAAAACAATATTAGCTGTCATAGCTGTTGCAGATGAAGTGAGAGAATCAAGTCAAGAAGTGATCCAAAAGCTGCACGGACTTGGCATTAGAAAAACAATTATGCTTACCGGTGACAATAAAGGAACAGCAAATGCAATTGGGAATCATGTTGGCGTTACCGATATTAAAGCGGAGCTATTGCCGCAAGATAAGTTAGATTATATTAAACAGTTAAGAGCAGAATATGGAAACGTTGCAATGATTGGGGACGGTATTAACGACGCTCCTGCACTAGCCGCTTCTACTGTCGGAATAGCGATGGGCGGAGCAGGTACTGATACGGCATTAGAAACAGCTGACGTAGCGTTAATGGCGGACGATTTAAGAAAGCTTCCATTTACAGTTAAATTAAGCCGAAAAGCATTAAATATTATAAAGATGAACATTGCATTTGCGATTTCAATAAAATTTATTGCGTTGTTACTAGTCATTCCTGGTTGGTTAACATTATGGATTGCGATTCTTTCAGATATGGGGGCAACCATTTTAGTGGCCTTAAATAGTATGCGACTGATGAGAGTAAAGGAATAG
- a CDS encoding ArsR/SmtB family transcription factor — protein sequence MTKDVCEITCVDENKVKNVQQKLVEQSPTEVAKIFKALSDDTRIKIAYALSIEDELCVCDVANIVGATIATTSHHLRLLKNLGLAKYEKKGKLVYYSLDDDHVRQLIEVAFAHQKEVAENERASKVKQ from the coding sequence ATGACAAAAGATGTATGCGAAATTACGTGTGTAGATGAAAATAAAGTAAAGAACGTTCAACAAAAATTAGTAGAACAAAGCCCAACAGAAGTAGCGAAAATTTTTAAAGCTTTATCGGATGATACACGTATTAAAATAGCTTATGCATTATCAATAGAGGACGAACTTTGTGTATGCGATGTAGCCAATATTGTCGGTGCTACAATAGCGACAACATCTCATCACTTAAGATTGCTAAAAAATTTAGGGTTAGCAAAATACGAAAAAAAGGGAAAATTAGTTTATTATTCGTTAGATGATGATCATGTGCGGCAGTTAATTGAAGTTGCTTTTGCTCATCAAAAGGAGGTTGCCGAAAATGAGCGAGCCAGCAAGGTTAAACAATGA
- a CDS encoding DMT family transporter, with protein MNKYLVFLFLLLANLFWAGNYVFGEYVVAEVHPLQITFTRWFLALILLLPLAHYIERPNWSTVWKEWKVLLLMAILGIIGYNFLLYAALQFTSPMNASLVNAINPAVIVLFSTVLLKERISKINGLGLIVSLFGVVLILTEGNLSQLLHLNFNLGDLIMLLAIISWTLYSIMNKKLKRIPPITGTTVSVMIALVLLLPFMFMHGYTVPEKNLTLAGLIYMGIFPSVGSFIFWNIALRHIDASRAGVFMNLIVVFTAIISLLLGKTITLIQLVGGFLIFTGVYLTSLARKGKKERTALLNEKKHSIAK; from the coding sequence TTGAATAAATATCTCGTTTTCTTATTTTTGCTATTAGCAAACCTTTTTTGGGCTGGTAATTATGTATTTGGAGAATATGTAGTGGCGGAAGTACATCCTCTTCAAATTACGTTTACAAGATGGTTTTTGGCACTTATTCTATTGCTTCCACTTGCTCATTATATAGAGCGACCTAATTGGTCGACGGTTTGGAAAGAATGGAAAGTACTTTTATTAATGGCCATTCTCGGTATTATCGGTTACAACTTTTTACTTTATGCTGCCCTTCAGTTTACATCACCAATGAACGCTTCACTTGTAAATGCGATAAACCCTGCTGTCATTGTGCTGTTTTCGACTGTTCTTTTAAAAGAGAGAATTTCTAAAATAAATGGATTAGGTCTTATCGTTTCATTGTTTGGTGTTGTTCTTATTTTGACTGAAGGGAATTTAAGTCAATTGTTACATCTAAACTTTAATTTAGGCGATCTTATTATGCTACTAGCAATAATCAGCTGGACTTTATATTCCATTATGAATAAAAAGTTAAAAAGAATTCCTCCTATAACTGGAACAACAGTATCTGTCATGATTGCTTTAGTTCTTTTATTACCTTTTATGTTCATGCATGGCTATACAGTTCCAGAAAAGAACCTTACACTAGCCGGTTTAATTTATATGGGGATTTTCCCATCGGTCGGTTCCTTTATTTTTTGGAACATAGCTCTCCGTCATATTGATGCAAGTCGAGCTGGAGTTTTTATGAACTTAATCGTTGTGTTTACAGCGATTATAAGTTTACTATTAGGTAAAACAATTACCCTCATCCAATTAGTTGGTGGTTTCCTTATTTTCACTGGGGTTTATTTAACTAGTTTAGCTCGGAAAGGTAAAAAGGAACGTACAGCTTTATTAAATGAAAAAAAGCACTCTATCGCTAAATAG
- the gndA gene encoding NADP-dependent phosphogluconate dehydrogenase, which translates to MAKQQIGVIGLAVMGKNLAMNIESRGYSISVFNRSSEKVDEFLQETEGRNVVGTYSIEEFVQSLETPRKILLMVKAGAATDATIESLKPHLDKGDILVDGGNTLFTDTIRRNKELAELGIHFIGTGVSGGEEGALKGPSIMPGGQKEAYELMESVLKDISAKVDGDPCCTYIGPNGAGHYVKMVHNGIEYGDMQLIAEAYFILKNVLGLTAQELHEVFAEWNKGELDSYLIEITADIFTKVDEETGKPLVDLILDTAGQKGTGKWTSKDALDLGVPLPIITESVFARFISAMKEERVKASAVLSGPEVQGYNGDKKQLIEAVRKALYMSKICSYAQGFAQLRAASEEYDWNLQYGEIAMIFRGGCIIRAQFLQKIKEAYDREANLPNLLLDPYFKEIVEGYQGALREVIAVAVQNGVPIPALSGALSYFDSYRTAVLPANLIQAQRDYFGAHTYQRIDKEGVFHTEWMTK; encoded by the coding sequence ATGGCAAAACAGCAAATCGGTGTAATTGGTTTAGCAGTAATGGGGAAAAACTTAGCAATGAACATCGAAAGTAGAGGTTATTCCATTTCTGTTTTTAACCGTTCATCTGAGAAGGTTGATGAATTTCTACAAGAAACAGAAGGTAGAAACGTTGTAGGTACATATAGTATAGAAGAATTTGTTCAATCTTTAGAAACACCACGTAAAATTCTTTTAATGGTAAAAGCGGGCGCAGCGACTGATGCTACAATCGAATCATTAAAACCGCATTTAGATAAAGGTGATATTTTAGTGGATGGTGGAAATACACTATTTACTGATACTATTCGTCGTAATAAAGAACTTGCGGAACTTGGAATCCATTTCATAGGTACAGGTGTATCAGGTGGAGAAGAAGGAGCACTAAAAGGACCTTCTATTATGCCTGGTGGTCAAAAAGAAGCGTATGAACTAATGGAATCCGTTTTAAAAGACATTTCGGCAAAAGTAGATGGAGACCCTTGCTGTACGTATATCGGTCCAAACGGTGCTGGTCACTATGTGAAAATGGTACATAACGGTATTGAGTATGGAGACATGCAGTTAATTGCAGAAGCATATTTCATCTTGAAAAATGTACTAGGTTTAACAGCGCAAGAGCTTCATGAAGTGTTTGCAGAGTGGAATAAAGGTGAACTAGATAGTTACTTAATTGAAATTACAGCAGATATTTTCACTAAAGTGGATGAAGAAACAGGAAAACCGTTAGTAGACCTAATCCTAGATACTGCTGGTCAAAAAGGGACAGGAAAATGGACAAGTAAAGATGCTTTAGATTTAGGTGTACCACTACCGATTATTACAGAATCAGTATTTGCACGCTTTATCTCCGCGATGAAAGAAGAACGTGTAAAAGCTAGCGCTGTATTAAGTGGCCCTGAAGTACAAGGATATAACGGTGATAAAAAGCAGTTAATCGAAGCTGTTCGTAAAGCACTTTATATGAGTAAAATTTGCTCGTATGCACAAGGATTTGCACAATTAAGAGCAGCATCTGAAGAGTACGATTGGAACTTACAATACGGTGAGATTGCTATGATATTCCGCGGTGGTTGTATCATTCGTGCGCAGTTCTTACAAAAAATTAAAGAAGCGTATGACCGTGAAGCGAATTTACCAAACCTTTTATTAGATCCATATTTTAAAGAGATCGTAGAAGGGTATCAAGGCGCTCTTCGTGAAGTTATCGCTGTTGCTGTACAAAATGGTGTACCAATCCCAGCACTCTCTGGTGCGCTTTCTTACTTCGATAGCTACCGTACAGCGGTACTACCAGCTAACTTAATACAAGCACAACGCGATTACTTCGGTGCCCACACATACCAACGTATAGACAAAGAAGGAGTCTTCCATACAGAATGGATGACAAAGTAA